The Branchiostoma lanceolatum isolate klBraLanc5 chromosome 5, klBraLanc5.hap2, whole genome shotgun sequence region gggctccagaggtggctggaaagagtagaaatctaattggccaaatagacagataacatgccagaggagttagccggccGGGAGTACAGTTTGTTATTCTTTACGTTTCTTATCAAAACTCCTagcccccgaccgaaacctctgctttgatAGTAACGGTTTGCCACCTCAGGAGGCGAACTGTACTCCCCGGCCGGCTaactctggcatgttatctgtttggccaatttctactctttcagCCACCTCTGAAGATGAGGCTATGCCTAGCCTCAGTTATCCTCCAGTTCGCCAATGGTTTGTGTCATCTTCCTTCCCTTGGTCTCCGGCAGTAGGAGGGCCGCCAGCCCGGCTAGAATGGACAGCGCACCAAACAGCGCCAGGGGAACGTGGATACTACTCACTCGCTCCTGagcagaaggaaggaaggaaggagggcaGGAGAAGTGAAGGAGGTGTTAGAACAAGTCGTTCAAAAGTTGAACGTGTACTACCATTTCGTGTGGAAAAAAGATGTTGAAATGTAACGGTATCAGATTTTCTGGGTGGCCGTAAAAGATAAGGCAAAGCAAAGCACAAACCTCCTGCCTTACATATTTCGATGATTAGGCATCTGATATCTGTGCACGTGTGTCACGTTCCACTCACATAATATCAGTTTCCTGGACACGCTAATCAAATTGTCGGACGCAGAGTTATCAAAATAGCTGCATTACACAGCGGGCGTCTTGGCATCTTGCTACTCACCAGATACATGGCAAAGGGAGCGATGATGCCGCCAACCCTGGACGAGAAAGATGACACTCCTACCCCAACGTTCCTGCAAAGCCAGAGTTTCACATCTCGGCAATTGATAAACAAAAATGTGTTCTCGACGCGGACGTTAACATATAGTAATAAGACCTGATAAGCTTgcttatttgtttttgttcttcatCGTAAAACATTGAGCATATAGTAAGCGGAGTATTCTTCTCGAAACTGGGATTCGACACAGTAAATTTGCTATTTTGTACCAATGAAAAACTGAGATGACAACCTTTACAACAACCTGGCAACAATATAACAAGATCGTGTTCTTAATTGCACTGATTGACAAAGCGAACCTTTACTAGACGGTGCGAGAACATGTACTAAAGACTCCTTTAGTCTTACAACGGATTTAGGTCGATTAACAACGGTAACCATTCAAATGATCCTGAAGTTCCTCACCTGACCACCGTAGGAAACAGTTCTGTAGCATACAGGAACACAATAGCGTAGGAAGCAGCAATGCCAAACTTCCCCAGCATGGCAAGGGTCACCACCAGGGGCGAGAGGTCAACTCCATTAGCTGAAAGGGCACTGGCATGATTAAGAACAAATCACAACATGATCGCATCAACTTTATTTACTGTCAAATATTTCTTAAGGTTTTGCATGCTTAATCGGCGATTCGTCAGTTTGAATAGAGAAATTCTAATGGCGTGAAATCACGGCATGGACTCAAAGCAATGCAACTATTGATGTTAAAAGCCATCTACGAAAATTGTCTGTGCGCGGATATTGACGTAAGCTAAGCAGTACTGTGCGCCTCATTTTCTTGTTTACATACTCTGTAGAGATTTGTTAAGGCATCGTGTAAGGTTCCTTGTCCCCCAGGGCGAATCAATGCACAGGCTAAAAGGTCTATGTTTATCAAGAAGTCCTCATGCCTTCCAAGAAGTTGTTATGTGTTCTAAAAATCAATACAACAGCTCGAGGTTGATTTTCCGATTCAGACTCTGATAATTGGAAATTTGGACAGATCTGATCAATGTGTGCTTCTCACCTACATGCTGCCCCGGATAATCTTCTGCGTGATTAACTATATTTTCAAAACGGCGATGATCAAAGGACGACGGATGTTATAGATTTCAGGCTCCGTGTTCTGAATTAATCAGCTATTGGGACGCGAGAGTGATGCTTTAGATAGACGACAGTaggcaggcacgcggtgcgacagcagctggttatattacaccgaacgaccgaACAcgtaacctttgcacatctagctgcaagcgttctttaaagctatccagcGAAGATGCTCCTGTCAATTAGACTTACCGTGAATTAGAATCCTCCTTACTTAGTCTAAAAGTCTTACCTATGGATAATCCTTTTTATTTATTGCTTTGGCTGACATgtggtatatatatagacaggTATATAGGTATtaagatatacatatatatatatatatatattgggagAGAGTATATTCCTTATAAGGTAGGGCAGTTAGGTGGTTCCAAAATGAGCCagtaaatttgatttctttatgGAAACATTTATTTTTGTCGCCTGTACCTGATGTGGGTATAGCTATCGTCAGTGCACACGACACACCGCCTACCACGTGAAATATGCACAAAGGTAAGCGTCGCCCCCATCTGAAATGAAAAGACGAAAGTCAGCATCTACCAACTAATACAGTCTGACTATTTACATCGTATCTTTTCTTTACCTGTGGTGTATAATAACTGCATCTACTCGCAGAGACATCTCGCAGTTCTTCCTACCAGTCCCCCATGACCTTTCACCGGAGCCGTGTTCCCGTCCGCACGGTCATGTGACTAAAGTCAACTGGGTGAGCCATCCAAAGAAAGGTCGCAGTTTCTTTACATTTCCAAAGAAAATTTGCAGTTTCTTTACATTGGAGCAAAGGTTCTAACTTTTAATCATGCTATCTACCAGTGCCATCCTCTCATGCCAAGCTCTCCACTTGTATGTAGCCCTGGTTTATCGGCCTGCGATCTGTCCCTCTCGCTGCGTCAGGGCTGGCAAGCCCTcgccagccaatcacgtcgccgccAACGGCAAAGAAgtaacgtgattggctggtagctAAATCCCCCTCGAACTACAAGATGGGGTGTATCCGATTGGCTGACGGCTGACCAGCGGGAAATATGAATCTCAGGCTGGTGCGCCAAGCTCGTTGCCTGAAACATACAAGCGGCGGGCCTGGCACGAGAGGAGGACTAGCACAGGTGACTTTTTAAAGCTGGACATGGAGCCGACATTTGCCCTACCTGTGTACGACAAAACTGGAGATGATGTAGGCTGGAATCTCCACAGCGCCGCTGATGAAGAAGTTGACGTACTTGTCACCAGCAAGGATGTCCGTGTTGAGAGACAAACCATAATAGACCAGGGAATTTACCCACCTGCAGGGAAGAGAATGAAACGAACATATAGGAATaaagatgtaacgttgggtaacataaattcgggatttttccgataatggttaactgaaatcaatctagcagaacaataaaccatcctttttttctattattctgtcagtatcatgtactatctttgcactaatcatatatatggtagattttgtctctagtcgtgctgacaccataatatttcaacttgaaactaccgtccgccgcacgcacaatgacggtgctgtcggacaggggtgaacattaattcgggagagaagattcgtcttgaatatcttacagctgattacattttatacagcagctattcgttccatccttggcttgaggagagtgctatggatacagacgtgtccaagtaaaaaaaatacacgaaaaaacggtcgtaccgcacacatcaggcctcagggaacaacccgtgtgttgagtcggtagaacgctactcaaagttcacccccaccgtcatggaaatttgtacattattcatcggggcgttagctggatgccgtagaaatggtaatactactatgtccatgtgtttctgcttgtgctaagagcaaactttgaggaaaatatcgccatcagtccactatcacacacaacatttggacaaaaaagtgttcctcacaaacgtttgtcgtctgccgaatagcaggattctgggtaacgaatatggcggcgggaaaattcaccgtagtgccgtagccattggttgtagcaacaaagaggcgttttgatgattaatcacacttagagtccagttgtaggttagcaaaagagattctaataagttgtattgtaaataattgtgttgagaagttttgtgacatttgtcttataaaccagcgaacaactatgtagtatagttctcccacgaagccctcagactgtgacaataagggacggagagtttttgacgtagccaacttctaatgcatggttatcgaagcttttcagacagtgttctgaatacgttagtctgtcaagttagcatttctagcggtattactgatgttgcatctagcacatatccctaaataccccgttttcgaaaaatcccgaatttaagtaccccacgaatttatgttacccaacgttacatgcaagTCATCAACCTGACAGATTCATTCAGTCAGCAGGTAGCAAGTGAGGGACGCTCATCGGGAGGGACGTTCTTCTGGAATCATTACAATAGGAAATATGACACAGATATTGCAAAttgcaatgaaaaaatgatCTTAGTCCATTATACTTTTCTGCCACCCTTTCTACTTCCTCgctccctccttccttccttccttccttccttccttccttccttccttccttccttccttccttccttccttccttccttccttccttccttccttccttccttccttccttccttccttccttccttccttccttccttccttccttccttccttccttccttccttccttccttccttccttccttccttccttccttccttccttccttccttccttcctccctccctcccttcctccctccctccctatctccctccctccctccctccctccttccatGTATCTATGATTTACCGGACGTTCATGTTGCATTACTGTTATAACATTGTTGCATACATACCACACAAACATCATAATGAGTGTGAATTTCCGCAGTCTCGGCGTTCGGAATAAGTCTAGAATATTCTTCCTCTCTGTCGAGGCGCCTGACGAGCCACTCATGTGTAAATCCTTCTCGTCTGTGCTACCTGGGATAATAGGTGTGACATCAGGACCTTGGGGTCCTGGAGGATCAAATTCGGTTTTTCCCGTACCACCCCCGCTAACAAGCATGGGGCTGGGCACGGCTTTGTTGTTGAACCTGGCCACCTTCTGAAGGATCTCTTCCGCTTCGCTGATTCTGCCTCTCGAAACAAGCCACCTGGATGATTCCGGAATAACCctgtcaaacaaatcaataaaaaaactctCAGCTGATGTTGGAGACCTGGTGCATACGTTTGACATAGTGGTATGGTAAAAATATATCGGGTTTTGCAGTCAAACATTGtttatttacttgtttgtttgtttgtttgattgtttatttATCCAGGGGGTACATATCGCCTGtaatggcgtttttcaatgtgcccgggggggggggggcaatccccacattgttcaaacttaaatacataagataacaaaaataacaactgTAATCAAATAATAGTACAAGGTAAACTTAACTAAATGCTTCGAAATACTAACTTAttacaactgatttcaaataacaaaatgaataaaacaataacataacataacataacataacataacataacataacatagaaaaacaagggaataacgtcagaaaagaaaggactagaacggaatttgcatatcaatgtttggcagagaggcagtggacatcatatAGTTGTTTAAAATGTGGAAGTGATCTGGCTGATTTGAGATGTTGTGGAAGTGTGTTCCAAAGTGCAGCCCCAGAGGACGAGAAGGCTCGTCTTCTGTATTCCAAATGTGTCATTGGCAACTGAGGGCCGCCTTGTGCCCTTAGGCGGGTGTTATGTTATCAGTTAACCATAATGGTGCAATCCGTATGCAAGTAATGGAAACTAGAACTGTTTCGGCATGATTCAATGTACACATGATTAGTCCAAATTGCATCGGTTATATGCTAACCTACACATATCATCTGAAAGTATCTGCCTTATTGGCAATATTAGGGCAATTGTATTCTTAGGAGTCGAGCCACATAAAGACAAGTTACAGGATAACTAAGGTTAAGACCTGAGGTCTGTATAGCTATGACAGAACGTTATaatcacggtggtcaaattcaggCTTAGGAACTCCGGATATTGTTAAACAGCATAAGTATGACAAAAGCTGTGCCGTGTACTTAGAGGGCAGTTCATAGCATATCTAGATCTGGAATAAGGCGTGATAGTTGAATGCGAAGTGATCATTCTGTTTGGAGGATTGTCACCTAACCGTTCGCCAACACGTTAGCACAAGTCGTCATTATCAGTGTGGGGTCCGTGACAGATCCTCCAGGCCCAGTTGCACAGTACAGTGGAAGGTTGCCTTGGGGTAGCTGGCAAACGGTTACCGCAGTGATCGTTCAAAATGGTGACCTGATGTCTCGCATTCAATTGGTTCAATTACATGACTTTACTACACCTTAGCACCTGTGACTGCAAGTATGAAGATGTGCATCATTGCACACGTGCCTGATAGTATAATTGGAAGTAGGTCAAAATGAATCGTCCTTGAAGCATCCTCGTTTTCTACGTTTTAATCTGTGAACGGTAAGAAAACTAAGAGATCACCAGACTACTAAAACAGTAGAAAAGAGATAAGAACCTCGAGCTCTGTGACGTTTTCAAATACTGGGCTAGAACAAACCAAATTGAACATCGCAAACCGTCGCAAATTGGcgaaatttcaaaaaaattcgcAATTGACAAATTGGCGCAACTGGACGCAAAGCagtgaacatccttttatcactgcaAAACTCGttttaatgaattttcaacTTACTTAttgcacattggtttttgattcagtgGCAACGCTGCAATTTCCAATACAGTTATCttaactgagaatgtgacattggCTCATTGCTGGGCTTCATACGCATGAGTCGAATTTCGGTTTGACCGTAACTTGAAAAAACTGGCACAAATTGGCGCAGTCcggtgagatacccgcttaacaacaaaaaaagcaacTAGTCAAAAACAACGAACATACCACCAGTACGGTAGGGCGATGACGTTGAAGAGAGAGATAAGAAGTTGTAGATGTCGCCAGTTCGGGAGGAGGTAGGCCAGCAGGGCGAGGCTCATGATGCCCGAGGCCCAGAACAGAGTGGTCAGCACTCCGGCAAAGCTGCGCCGGGCGGGGGAGAACATCTCGGTGGCCATCACGTAGGACACGATATCAACCCCCTGCGCAGGGAGAAGGTCATAAAGAACGAGCGTAGTCTCGCACAGACTCATTGGGTTTCTAGAAAAATATCACGATTAGCCATATAAGGCTGAATAATTCTTCAAAGGAGATAACCGACCAAGGAGTTAGGTGTTTGCAACCCCTGTGTTTGCCAGCAACTCGAAGAGTCTGGTATTGACTAAGGACCGGGTTCCGAAATTGGGGAAGATGGAGGGACTAGCAAGCAAATTCTATCATTGATACTCCCGAAACATATGCGAGGGACTCTTTTAGATGAACATCGATATGCAGCACCCCCCATCATTCCTGATAATTTACAACGGCCTTAAGGATGCTCGAAAGAGTTCAATATCTCATTTCAAGCTGGATGTTTCAAAGTCGTCAGTACGCATCTTAGAATTCTTGTCTCAACACCAAATTTTAGAGCTGCTTTTTCTGACCGACGTTATGTTGTCTGTTGCTCTCACCTTGAGAACTTTGTGTTCCTTTCCCAGCTGATCAGACTTACAGCCAGCACGACGTTTCCCGTTCCATCTCTCGGAGTACCGGCACagaccttacatgtatgtattatttcGTTTCGTAGGCCAGCTGTCAAATGTGTTCATATTCGTCACATTGGACGCTGACGCTGATAAACTATTGGCATGACCTACAGTATGACCGGTGTCTCAAGATTGCACGTATATGTATATCACCAACTTCAAAGCCTGTACCTGTTCTAGAGCTCCGGTGATGAACCTCAGGATAGTGAAGGAGTAGTAGTCCTGCGCAAACGCTGCGCCCACTCCGAAAACGATCTGCAGCCAGATGGACACGAGCCAGATCCGAAGGCGTCCGAAGTGGTCCGACAGCTGCCCGAACACCAACGAGCCGACCATGACTCCCGCCATGAAGACGGACTCAGACGTCTCCACCAGTGCTGACTTATTGCACACCAGGTCCCACTGTGATGTACAAACAAGCCGCATCCGTAATTGTGACGACCAAAGTACATTGACTGGATTAGctttagcttatcactttcgtctaccatgcatgtttaaactatgtactgtatatatttcactgtatatgtcacttccatgttagttaggtttatgttagacgacctgtatctagcccctcggggcacgaatgtacaataaggtcttcattcgaTTCGATTGATCAAACGTATTATGCTTTGCGGAAACGTAAACACGGTTCTCAACACACGAGAAGATAAACACCGAAGCCAAATAAACGACCGATTCAACCAAAGTAGCacagtagaatagtcacatgaaTTCATCATAATGATTGTAACATCGTGATATAGCTATGAGGGGACATGTAAAAAGGGGCAATGATACATGTTgtgtataatgctttatcaaaCTTCTTTTGCTGTTGTTATTTGCTCGTTTTTATATAGAAATAACAAGAGAAGACCCTACCTCAGTTACGATTGTAGACTGGAAGCTGTACTCCCAGCCATCCTCGCATGGCACGGTAGAGTTGTCAATGCTGACGTTTTTGTACATGCTACATTGACTGTACACCACACGGCCGTCTACCAGGCTAGAGGGTACACTATAGTTAAGGTGTAACCCCTCCGGCACCTTACAGTGGTGTTCTGGTAGTCCCCCGAGGAAAGCCATACTCAGCATGTGCCAGGCTTGGGTAAACTGTCCGGAAACACATATCAGGACATATATGATGGTCTGGTATAAGCCAAAATCTCCTAGAAAAAACAGGGCTTCGTCTAACTCCATCCTATATTGGTAGCCTCGCTCAAAAAGATCGCATACTAGTATATCACCGTGATACGTATACCGCTACGTCGTGTTGCACTGAGAGCAAAGGTCGGAAAGTTACATCACTGCAAGGGTACCAGATTACGTCATTGGTATGTTGACTAAATCTGGTGTTTGCCATTTGTGGAACAGACCAAATCTGTCAGGGAGGGATCCGTATTTGTCCACACCGTCCACCGCAGCGGACCTGCCCTACAAAGGTACTTTCTGTTGGAATCTGTTGTGCTATATCTCAAGTAATAGCATGCAACTTTCTTTTGTCGATTCTTCCAAGGGACATTTCATGCATCAAGACAAGTATCAACAGTGACCAAAATAGAAGTcacaataataataactttaatgCAacttcatgcccgaaggctaattgcagacaaacaagtacatggatatacatgggaatcgacatagttttctagtctactgtgaagaaagttctatgttaactaaggtcgactatggttgggtttgacttcttttttgaaggcagtggaaaataaagagacccacgttttgtatcgtaagtggttTGGTTGATTTCagtagtaagattgatttttgtaagttagtcaaatggtaaaagctaggggaattaacggaagctgttttatataattcgtttctttcggcgtcatatagaggacattggcaaataaaatgtatttcattttccactgcgttcattgtacaaaacttacacattctctcttGAGCAGGCAATAATAACTAATTAACAGACGTGAAAGATCGAATACGTGCCCGTCCATATTTTATTCACATCTCTTATCTCCTGAAATGATGTTATTCTCTATTAGTAAGCATATGTTTCGATCGAGGGGATAGCAGTGTCCGGGATATTTAACGCAGAAGGGAGGCAGCCTGAACACTGCTAGCTCCCGGATCGAAccctctgcttagagaataaCATTATGTCAGCACAGAAGGACTCATCAACATCCACTTAAGTCTTACAGCATCATTATAATGGCTACCAAGTCGGAGTCGCTTGAAAGCAGACCAAGTACTTTCCACACATGTTCATTTTTGTGGAAAAGTCATCTTTTATCTGATGTCATTGCGCTGTGTGATTCTTGATACTAGACGTAtgaagtcgaaaccggtcgaatttcGTCTCggcgctgtcattttcccagagCTACGAATGATGTCATTGCACTGTCTGGTTCTAATTCTATGCTTGACCCATGCAGAATCGCGCTTTATTACATCAGACTACGCAATGTATACGTATGGAAGGCCGCGGGACGTCCGGACGGTTGTGCGTGGGATGATGAAGTAGGCAACACGTACGCGTGAGAAGATATTTCTGATTAGCTTGACGTAACAGCATTCTACATCTCGTTTGACCAATTTGATGCATCATATATCAAACGAGACTCCTAAAATAAATCAAAGTCTTCATGTTCCTATTTTACAATTTACTCTTGAGGCACAGGTTTGAGAAACTCTCTACAGAAACAATACTTCCTCAGGCGCGGAAAGTTGTCCTGGATGCAGCGGGGATGGTCTCCGTACACGTTGATGCGACTGATGTCTGCCGTTATCTCAGTCTTCTTGTCAGACAGCCATTTTCTCACGGACACTTCATATGCGCCACCATTGGGTCCAGTTTCCAGGGTAATTCGAAAGTCCAGGAAAGGGACATCCAGGTCTTTACCAAACAAGGCCTTTCGGAGTAACGGGTCGCTGCCACCGAATTGTAGTAgtttgtggttgggtttgatgATTTCTGCGTGAGTTATGTTCCTCAGAAATAACTCGACACAAAGACTTCGGTGCACTGAGGTTAAATGATTCATGTACGAGACGGCAAAGCCTGCTGCTTCTCGAACTAGTTTGTTCGTTTTGTTGATCGGTACGGTCTGCAGACAGGTGCACCAGTGATCAGCGATGGAGGCATCCTCGCATGTTCTGTTGATCGGGATCTCCTGGAACAGGCTGATGCCGTGTCCCTGGAAACCGAACGGGTCGCCTGGGTAGTCCATCACGTGCTGCAGCATCTTGTGGAAGTCGAAGGCTGATGTAAGACGTTCTTCGTTTTTCCTCAGGTTGCGGATGATTTCAGGATGACTTACTTTCATCCAAGGAGGAACGGCGATCCCAAAGAACGGCAGCCTTTCCTCCAGTCGACCTTGCAGCAGCTTTTTAAGGTCGCCGTACCGGGCTCCGTGGTCGGCAAAAAGTATGAAAACGGTGTTGTTGAGGTAGCCTTTGTCCTTCCATGATTTGATGAGTGTCAGAATGTCGTCGTCGGCAACTTGCACCATATTTAGACTGTCGTGGCTGAGTTCGGTGTGAAACGCAATTGCAAACTTGGGTATGTCGTGATACGCTTCCAC contains the following coding sequences:
- the LOC136435031 gene encoding organic cation transporter protein-like, which produces MELDEALFFLGDFGLYQTIIYVLICVSGQFTQAWHMLSMAFLGGLPEHHCKVPEGLHLNYSVPSSLVDGRVVYSQCSMYKNVSIDNSTVPCEDGWEYSFQSTIVTEWDLVCNKSALVETSESVFMAGVMVGSLVFGQLSDHFGRLRIWLVSIWLQIVFGVGAAFAQDYYSFTILRFITGALEQGVDIVSYVMATEMFSPARRSFAGVLTTLFWASGIMSLALLAYLLPNWRHLQLLISLFNVIALPYWWVIPESSRWLVSRGRISEAEEILQKVARFNNKAVPSPMLVSGGGTGKTEFDPPGPQGPDVTPIIPGSTDEKDLHMSGSSGASTERKNILDLFRTPRLRKFTLIMMFVWWVNSLVYYGLSLNTDILAGDKYVNFFISGAVEIPAYIISSFVVHRWGRRLPLCIFHVVGGVSCALTIAIPTSANGVDLSPLVVTLAMLGKFGIAASYAIVFLYATELFPTVVRNVGVGVSSFSSRVGGIIAPFAMYLERVSSIHVPLALFGALSILAGLAALLLPETKGRKMTQTIGELEDN